From a single Anaerolineales bacterium genomic region:
- a CDS encoding glycosyltransferase family 4 protein: MTSRNIGFISTRFAGTDGVSLEVTKWATVLERMGHKCFYFAGECDRPAEVSHVVEEAFYRHPEIDRINQQAYSGSWTVTEEARAAHPEIAALHKPFFSMYVRPPGMTQRVNELKDYFKEQLYKFAHRFNLELLVIENALTIPLNIPLGLALTEFIAETGFPTIAHHHDFYWERQRFQVNCVGDYLAAAFPPNLPSIRHVVINSVQAQQIALRTGVTARVIPNVMDFDSPPPAPDDYTTSVREDMGIEQGEYFFLQPTRVIQRKGIEHAVELVRRLGLPAKLVISHAAGDEGTDYEQRVHEYADLLNVTVRFEDEQVNEHRGLTKDGKKVYTLGDVYPYADLVTYPSAIEGFGNAFLEAVYFHCPILVNNYSIYEVDIKPKGFRVVWFDGYISKDTLDETRYILQNPDEARKWADKNYALAKQHFSYTVLEQRLDSILADCFGYRV, from the coding sequence ATGACATCTCGAAACATTGGTTTTATCTCCACCCGCTTTGCCGGCACGGACGGCGTCTCTTTGGAAGTGACCAAATGGGCGACCGTGCTGGAGCGCATGGGGCACAAATGCTTTTACTTTGCAGGCGAATGTGACCGCCCCGCTGAGGTCAGCCATGTAGTGGAAGAAGCGTTCTATCGCCACCCCGAAATTGACAGGATCAACCAGCAGGCATATTCGGGCAGTTGGACGGTCACGGAAGAGGCGCGCGCTGCCCATCCTGAGATCGCGGCGTTGCACAAGCCGTTCTTCTCCATGTATGTCCGCCCGCCGGGGATGACCCAGCGCGTGAACGAGTTGAAGGATTACTTCAAGGAACAATTGTATAAGTTCGCGCATCGCTTCAATCTGGAATTGCTCGTCATCGAGAATGCGCTGACCATTCCGCTCAATATTCCGCTTGGGCTGGCGCTGACCGAGTTCATCGCCGAAACGGGCTTCCCGACCATCGCGCATCACCATGACTTTTATTGGGAACGTCAGCGCTTTCAGGTCAACTGCGTGGGGGATTATCTCGCCGCGGCGTTTCCGCCCAACCTGCCATCCATTCGGCATGTGGTCATCAACTCCGTGCAGGCACAGCAGATCGCCCTGCGGACGGGCGTGACGGCGCGCGTCATCCCCAACGTGATGGATTTCGACTCCCCGCCGCCCGCACCTGACGATTACACAACATCCGTCCGCGAAGATATGGGCATCGAGCAGGGTGAATACTTCTTCCTGCAACCCACACGTGTCATCCAGCGTAAAGGCATCGAGCACGCGGTGGAACTGGTCCGCAGGCTGGGACTGCCCGCCAAGCTGGTCATTTCCCATGCGGCAGGCGATGAAGGCACGGACTATGAACAGCGCGTGCATGAATATGCCGATCTATTGAATGTGACCGTCCGCTTTGAAGATGAGCAGGTCAACGAACATCGCGGACTGACAAAGGATGGCAAAAAGGTGTATACGCTGGGCGATGTGTACCCGTATGCGGATTTGGTTACGTATCCCTCTGCGATTGAAGGGTTTGGCAATGCTTTTCTTGAGGCAGTGTACTTCCATTGTCCCATTCTTGTGAATAATTATTCCATTTATGAAGTGGATATCAAACCCAAGGGTTTTCGCGTAGTGTGGTTCGACGGTTACATCAGCAAGGATACGCTGGACGAAACCCGTTACATCTTGCAGAACCCCGATGAAGCCCGCAAATGGGCGGATAAAAACTATGCGCTCGCAAAACAACATTTTTCGTATACCGTGCTGGAACAGCGTCTGGACTCCATCCTTGCGGATTGTTTTGGATATCGCGTATGA
- a CDS encoding CarD family transcriptional regulator, translating into MEFQSGDNVVHCTHGLGQVLAIEERTFFDKITFYYMVQMKDLTIWIPADDNLKNRLRRPTSAAGFDKLLSVLSSRAEELPGDRRLRAAHLHERLEDGKAESVCKVIRDLTGYRKKHSWSESDGAVMRRAEKALISEWCFVHSITPLEAEKKLHHLLSGK; encoded by the coding sequence ATGGAATTCCAATCGGGCGACAATGTTGTCCACTGTACGCATGGACTTGGACAGGTGCTTGCCATCGAAGAACGCACGTTCTTCGACAAGATCACGTTTTACTACATGGTCCAGATGAAGGATTTGACGATCTGGATCCCCGCCGACGACAATCTTAAGAACCGTCTGCGCCGCCCGACCAGCGCGGCGGGGTTTGATAAACTGCTCTCCGTTCTCTCCAGCCGCGCTGAAGAACTTCCGGGTGACCGCAGGCTGCGCGCCGCCCATTTGCACGAGCGGCTTGAAGACGGCAAGGCAGAGTCGGTTTGCAAGGTGATCCGCGACCTGACCGGGTATCGAAAAAAACATTCCTGGAGCGAATCGGACGGGGCTGTGATGCGGCGCGCGGAAAAGGCATTGATCAGTGAATGGTGCTTTGTACATTCCATTACGCCGCTCGAGGCGGAAAAAAAGTTGCACCATTTGCTGTCTGGAAAGTAA
- a CDS encoding YgjV family protein, producing MELSFLYELVGYAGSILVAISLMMKSILRLRIISMAGAVFFITYGLLVGALPIVFLNGLILFINLYNLVRMLRQKDYFTLMEIRAESAYLKKFLDFYRNEILEFIPTYLFKPKSDQLVLFVLRNMVPAGVLIVKPEGEQAQVFLDFVIPGYRDFRAGKFLFEESAEFFSQKGIRRLVTAPGNARHVSYLRKMGFRLEGGMYVRAVSDGVLSDSAL from the coding sequence ATGGAATTGTCTTTTCTCTACGAACTTGTCGGTTATGCAGGTTCCATTCTGGTTGCCATCTCGCTGATGATGAAATCCATCCTGCGCCTGCGGATCATCAGCATGGCGGGGGCGGTGTTCTTCATCACCTACGGCTTGCTGGTCGGCGCGCTGCCGATCGTCTTTCTGAACGGCTTGATCCTGTTCATCAACCTCTACAATCTGGTCAGGATGCTGCGGCAGAAGGATTACTTTACGCTGATGGAGATCCGCGCCGAGAGCGCGTATCTGAAAAAGTTCCTGGATTTTTACCGGAACGAGATCCTGGAGTTCATCCCGACCTATTTATTCAAGCCGAAGAGCGACCAGTTGGTGCTGTTCGTCCTGCGGAACATGGTGCCTGCGGGCGTGTTGATCGTCAAGCCGGAAGGGGAACAGGCGCAGGTCTTTCTGGACTTTGTCATCCCCGGCTATCGTGATTTTCGGGCGGGGAAATTCCTTTTTGAAGAAAGCGCTGAGTTCTTCAGTCAAAAAGGCATCCGCCGTTTGGTGACCGCCCCGGGAAACGCCAGGCATGTATCCTATTTGCGGAAGATGGGCTTTCGTTTGGAAGGCGGAATGTACGTCCGCGCGGTGTCTGACGGTGTTTTGAGCGATTCCGCCCTGTAG
- a CDS encoding GDSL-type esterase/lipase family protein, with the protein MMKRLLLLTVMLVSACTQEIRTQSPLPVVTELAPPLTATEVILIPPTETPIPIPTATPTPVRFPSPQTLPAGAVSMVAIGDSLTQGVGDGTGRGYPGRLLEMVTMERPGSAITNFGQAGWTSDMLIDGDQGMFGQVQRAVAEVNLSLSQGRGVVVLVWIGHNDLWRLYERGDVTDAVEEQDAQRFASNLDTILIELRGAGAQVIIALLDDPSNRPAVLQSENFPGITLDELESMSMQVQRYNELITQKAEQYGVLTVDFYSADIFSNPALLADDGVHPNAAGYDLIAGKWYETLSQLFD; encoded by the coding sequence ATGATGAAACGCCTCTTGCTCCTGACCGTGATGCTGGTCTCCGCTTGTACGCAGGAGATTCGCACGCAATCACCGCTTCCGGTTGTGACCGAGCTTGCTCCTCCGCTGACGGCGACGGAGGTGATCCTAATTCCGCCGACAGAGACGCCGATCCCGATTCCGACCGCAACGCCAACTCCGGTCCGTTTCCCGTCGCCCCAGACGTTGCCCGCGGGAGCGGTCAGCATGGTCGCCATTGGGGACAGCCTGACACAGGGCGTGGGGGACGGGACAGGACGAGGCTATCCCGGGCGGCTGCTGGAGATGGTGACCATGGAGCGCCCCGGTTCTGCCATCACAAATTTTGGTCAGGCAGGCTGGACGTCGGACATGTTGATCGACGGCGACCAGGGCATGTTCGGTCAGGTACAGCGCGCGGTTGCGGAGGTAAATCTGTCCCTTTCACAAGGTCGCGGCGTGGTTGTGCTTGTTTGGATCGGTCACAATGACCTTTGGCGTTTGTATGAGCGCGGGGATGTCACGGACGCGGTGGAGGAGCAGGACGCCCAACGCTTCGCTTCGAATCTTGATACGATCCTGATCGAACTGCGCGGGGCGGGTGCGCAAGTGATCATTGCCCTGCTTGATGATCCATCCAACCGTCCTGCTGTTTTGCAAAGCGAAAATTTCCCGGGTATCACCCTTGATGAATTGGAAAGTATGTCCATGCAGGTGCAGCGCTATAACGAACTTATCACGCAAAAGGCGGAGCAGTACGGCGTGTTAACGGTGGATTTTTACAGCGCTGATATTTTTTCCAACCCCGCTTTGCTTGCAGATGACGGCGTTCATCCCAATGCCGCCGGATACGACCTCATTGCCGGGAAATGGTACGAAACGCTGTCGCAGCTATTCGACTAA
- a CDS encoding alpha-amylase family glycosyl hydrolase yields MEKKLLDDLAFLYGSETAPEVHSDLQAIMMKYRARTSARDGGVTERDAILITYGDQVQRPEEAPLKTLAEFCRGHLKDVVSGIHILPFYPWTSDDGFSVMDYREIDPALGEWDDVTAMRGDFRLMFDAVVNHISAQSDWFRKFLQDDPHYKDYFIVVDGEPNLSQVVRPRALPLLTPFQTPSGVKKVWTTFSDDQVDLNFQNPAVLLEIIDILLMYAERGADFIRLDAIAYLWKQIGTPCIHLPQTHRVIQLMRAVFDEVAPHVGLITETNVPHADNISYFGDGANEAQMVYNFALPPLTLHTFHTGDARILSDWADSLTLPSDKTTFFNFLASHDGVGLNPARGILSDADIDSLVGTTLAHGGLISYKHNADGSQSPYEMNINYFDALSNPQGDEPLTLQVDRFIAAQAVMLALVGMPGIYFHSLFGSRGWLEGVKQTGRNRTINRQKCNVDTIQRELADPASLRSHVFSRYRELLSARGRSPAFHPHGGQKVLDLHKSVFALERISPDGSARVLCLCNVSADAVTLDAPFESAKDMMTGNTVSGRVLSLEPYQILWIARP; encoded by the coding sequence ATGGAAAAAAAATTACTGGATGATCTTGCATTTTTATACGGTTCCGAGACTGCCCCTGAAGTGCATTCCGATCTTCAGGCGATAATGATGAAGTACCGCGCGCGCACTTCCGCGCGGGATGGGGGAGTAACGGAGCGGGATGCGATCCTGATCACGTATGGCGACCAGGTCCAGAGACCGGAGGAAGCGCCGCTGAAGACGTTGGCGGAGTTTTGCCGCGGGCATCTCAAGGATGTCGTCAGCGGTATTCACATCCTGCCCTTTTATCCCTGGACCTCGGACGACGGTTTTTCGGTCATGGATTATCGCGAGATCGATCCTGCGCTGGGGGAGTGGGACGATGTGACGGCGATGCGGGGCGATTTCCGTTTGATGTTCGATGCGGTGGTCAATCATATTTCGGCGCAGAGCGATTGGTTCCGGAAGTTTTTGCAGGATGACCCGCATTACAAGGATTACTTCATTGTGGTGGATGGCGAGCCGAATCTCTCGCAGGTCGTGCGTCCGCGCGCGCTGCCGCTGCTCACGCCGTTTCAAACGCCTTCGGGCGTGAAGAAGGTGTGGACGACTTTCAGCGATGACCAGGTCGATCTCAATTTTCAGAACCCCGCTGTACTGTTGGAGATCATCGACATCCTGTTGATGTATGCCGAGCGCGGCGCGGATTTTATCCGTCTCGACGCCATCGCCTATCTGTGGAAGCAGATCGGAACGCCCTGCATTCATCTGCCGCAAACGCATCGCGTCATTCAATTGATGCGCGCGGTGTTCGATGAGGTCGCGCCGCATGTGGGTTTGATCACCGAGACCAACGTGCCGCACGCGGATAACATCTCCTATTTCGGCGACGGCGCGAACGAGGCGCAGATGGTCTATAACTTTGCCCTGCCGCCGCTGACCTTGCACACCTTCCACACAGGCGATGCGCGGATCCTTTCGGATTGGGCGGACTCGCTGACCCTGCCTTCGGATAAGACGACCTTCTTCAACTTTCTCGCTTCACACGACGGGGTGGGCTTGAATCCTGCCCGGGGGATTTTGTCGGACGCTGACATCGACTCGCTTGTGGGAACGACTCTCGCGCACGGCGGCTTGATCTCATACAAGCACAACGCGGACGGTTCGCAAAGCCCGTACGAGATGAACATCAATTATTTCGATGCGCTTTCAAATCCGCAGGGTGATGAACCGCTGACGTTGCAAGTGGATCGCTTCATCGCGGCACAAGCCGTCATGCTTGCGCTGGTCGGTATGCCGGGGATTTACTTCCATAGTTTGTTCGGCTCGCGCGGCTGGCTCGAAGGCGTGAAGCAGACAGGGCGCAACCGCACCATCAACCGCCAGAAATGCAATGTCGATACCATTCAACGCGAACTTGCGGACCCGGCATCCCTGCGCTCGCACGTGTTCTCCCGCTATCGTGAATTGCTGTCGGCGCGGGGGCGTTCGCCCGCTTTCCATCCGCATGGCGGGCAAAAGGTGCTGGACTTGCATAAGTCCGTTTTCGCATTGGAGCGGATCTCGCCCGACGGTTCGGCGCGGGTGCTCTGCCTGTGCAACGTCAGCGCGGATGCGGTCACGCTCGATGCGCCGTTTGAAAGCGCAAAGGATATGATGACTGGGAACACTGTGAGCGGAAGAGTCCTTTCGCTTGAACCGTATCAAATACTTTGGATTGCAAGACCCTAA
- a CDS encoding PspC domain-containing protein: MTVQRQALRRSKKNRIVAGVCGGLAEFFGISSFWFRLALIIALIPGGVPGILIYLIAMIMIPSD; the protein is encoded by the coding sequence ATGACTGTACAACGACAGGCTTTACGCAGATCAAAAAAGAACCGCATCGTGGCGGGCGTGTGCGGCGGACTCGCCGAGTTCTTCGGCATCAGTTCCTTCTGGTTCCGCCTCGCGCTCATCATCGCACTCATCCCGGGCGGCGTGCCGGGCATCCTGATCTACCTGATCGCGATGATCATGATCCCGTCGGACTAG
- a CDS encoding histidine phosphatase family protein, whose product MREIWLLRHGQTDWNLQGRWQGQAPFAPGLNETGFAQARSAEEELSEIQFGAIYSSDLLRARQTAEAVAEKQGLSVLVDERLREVNLGEWEGMLSEDVKARYPNELKERDENPLHARPPQGETLAEVAERAETAVKDILQKQAQGPLLIVSHGLTLASLICMSSHIPLEKAYEHIPENATPVQIIF is encoded by the coding sequence ATGAGGGAGATCTGGCTTCTTCGTCACGGACAGACCGATTGGAATTTGCAAGGCAGGTGGCAGGGACAGGCTCCCTTTGCGCCCGGCTTGAACGAAACTGGATTTGCGCAGGCACGTTCCGCGGAGGAAGAATTATCTGAAATTCAATTTGGCGCGATCTATTCCAGCGACCTGTTGCGCGCACGTCAGACCGCCGAGGCGGTCGCTGAAAAACAAGGCTTGTCCGTTTTAGTGGATGAGCGTTTACGCGAGGTCAATCTTGGAGAGTGGGAAGGGATGCTTTCGGAGGATGTCAAAGCCCGTTATCCGAATGAATTAAAGGAGCGGGACGAGAATCCGTTACATGCCCGTCCACCGCAAGGGGAGACGTTGGCAGAGGTGGCGGAACGTGCCGAGACGGCGGTCAAGGATATTTTGCAGAAGCAGGCTCAAGGTCCGCTATTGATCGTATCGCACGGGCTCACGCTTGCGTCGCTCATTTGCATGTCAAGCCATATCCCGCTCGAAAAGGCATATGAGCATATCCCTGAAAACGCAACCCCTGTTCAGATCATATTTTAA